One segment of Leeia aquatica DNA contains the following:
- the fliS gene encoding flagellar export chaperone FliS — translation MIARGLDAYRSVDVDSAILSASSVELIVMLYDGAMTAIQRAKGEISQKNHAAKGALISRAVAIVAALRDALNEAQGGEIAVNLKDLYLYIEKALMEANLNNSSERLDECHRLLSELHEAWATLAKSDLARSTQAAKTDGTSTISYGKV, via the coding sequence ATGATTGCCCGAGGCCTGGATGCCTACCGAAGTGTGGATGTGGATTCAGCGATCCTGTCGGCATCGTCGGTTGAACTGATCGTGATGCTCTACGACGGCGCCATGACCGCCATCCAGCGGGCCAAAGGCGAGATCAGCCAGAAGAACCATGCGGCCAAAGGTGCATTGATCTCGCGTGCGGTAGCGATTGTTGCGGCATTGCGGGATGCCCTCAATGAAGCGCAGGGCGGCGAGATTGCCGTCAACCTGAAAGACCTCTACCTGTATATCGAGAAAGCCTTGATGGAGGCTAACCTCAACAACAGTTCCGAGCGACTGGATGAGTGCCACCGCCTGCTCTCCGAGTTGCATGAAGCTTGGGCTACCTTGGCCAAGTCTGATTTGGCGCGCAGCACCCAGGCTGCCAAGACAGATGGTACCTCAACCATCAGCTACGGCAAGGTCTGA
- the fliD gene encoding flagellar filament capping protein FliD, producing the protein MGITSSGSVLDVNGLVNQLMTLERQPISALNSKKTAYNGKISALGSIKNDLAALQTALGNLRNADSLALSKAGSSDTNVATATSNGSASVGNYSLAVSKLAQSNKLITKAADGYASKTSAIADTAGTLSLSSNGNTFSVTLASDSSLEQIRDAINSNSSNTSIVASIINDGSNYRLTLAAKDTGASSAITVSKTAGGAALDKFTTVSAGFDTVQAAQNAEFKVDGISFTRTKNSFDDVIDGVTLTLKSADVTTPKTSNISVTRDLEGVKAKVAAFVDSYNKLVTSSSDLRKKGGALEADNTVLTMQQQLLGEFNVKANISGNSYNYLSQIGISFQKDGKLALDAKTFEKAVNENPNAVQQLFSDSSQGFAVRLYEKARGMQAVGGLLSTRSEGLSTLVKDTQKQIDRIEDRLESVKKRYTAQFSSLDAGLARIQQVSAFLAQQLR; encoded by the coding sequence ATGGGCATCACTTCTTCAGGCAGCGTCCTGGACGTCAACGGACTAGTCAATCAGCTGATGACGCTGGAGCGTCAGCCAATTTCGGCGCTGAACAGCAAGAAGACGGCCTACAATGGCAAGATTTCTGCGCTGGGCTCGATCAAGAATGACTTGGCTGCACTGCAGACTGCCTTGGGCAACCTTCGCAATGCAGATAGCCTTGCACTGAGCAAGGCCGGCAGCAGTGACACCAATGTCGCCACCGCGACCAGCAATGGTTCTGCATCGGTTGGTAATTACAGTCTGGCTGTGAGCAAGCTGGCCCAGTCCAACAAACTGATCACCAAGGCAGCCGATGGTTACGCCAGCAAGACCAGTGCCATTGCGGATACCGCAGGAACACTGTCACTCAGCTCCAATGGCAATACCTTCTCGGTGACGCTGGCCTCGGATTCATCGCTGGAACAGATTCGTGACGCCATCAACTCCAACAGCAGTAATACCTCGATCGTGGCTTCCATCATCAATGACGGCAGCAATTACCGTCTGACACTGGCGGCCAAGGATACCGGGGCCAGCTCTGCCATCACCGTCAGCAAGACCGCTGGTGGGGCGGCGCTGGACAAGTTCACCACCGTTTCGGCGGGTTTCGATACCGTACAGGCCGCGCAGAATGCGGAGTTCAAGGTGGACGGTATCAGCTTTACCCGTACCAAGAACAGTTTTGATGATGTGATTGATGGCGTGACGCTGACCTTGAAATCGGCTGATGTCACCACCCCCAAGACCAGTAACATTTCGGTTACCCGCGACCTGGAGGGGGTCAAGGCCAAAGTGGCGGCGTTTGTAGATTCTTATAACAAGCTCGTGACTTCCAGCTCGGACTTGCGCAAAAAGGGAGGGGCGCTGGAGGCAGATAATACAGTACTGACCATGCAGCAACAGTTGCTGGGGGAGTTCAACGTCAAGGCCAACATTTCCGGCAACAGTTACAATTATCTGAGCCAGATAGGCATCAGCTTCCAGAAAGACGGCAAGCTGGCACTCGATGCGAAGACGTTTGAAAAAGCTGTAAACGAAAATCCCAATGCCGTGCAGCAGCTCTTCTCGGACAGTAGCCAGGGGTTTGCGGTACGGCTGTATGAAAAAGCGCGGGGCATGCAGGCGGTCGGTGGTCTGTTGTCGACCCGTTCTGAAGGATTGTCAACGCTGGTTAAGGATACCCAGAAGCAGATTGATCGGATCGAAGACCGGCTGGAAAGCGTCAAGAAGCGCTATACCGCACAGTTCTCTTCACTGGATGCCGGGCTGGCCCGCATTCAGCAGGTCAGTGCTTTTCTGGCACAACAGCTGCGCTAG
- a CDS encoding flagellar protein FlaG, giving the protein MEIGNVQPIKVTPPQYDGVTNPAVQPAPPKGPRTVSESGASQKSRDEQQDGKGDKSRGAAQRPLSEVVEEVNKTIQQLARSLELSIDKDTGTTVIKVKDKDTGEVVRQIPSEEMLELAKRLDEFKGLLTSQKV; this is encoded by the coding sequence ATGGAAATCGGAAACGTTCAACCCATCAAGGTGACCCCGCCGCAGTATGATGGCGTGACCAACCCGGCGGTGCAGCCAGCGCCGCCCAAGGGGCCGCGCACGGTTAGCGAGAGCGGTGCCAGCCAGAAATCCCGCGATGAGCAGCAAGACGGCAAAGGTGACAAGTCTCGTGGCGCAGCGCAGCGCCCGCTCAGTGAGGTGGTGGAAGAGGTCAACAAAACCATCCAGCAACTGGCGCGTTCACTGGAGCTGTCCATTGACAAGGATACCGGCACCACGGTCATCAAGGTCAAGGACAAAGATACCGGTGAAGTAGTGCGGCAGATTCCCTCTGAGGAAATGCTGGAGCTGGCCAAACGGCTGGATGAGTTCAAAGGCTTGCTGACTTCGCAGAAGGTTTGA